The genomic region GGGCAGCCAGTAGAAGGGGATGAAGGCGGCGACCACTATGAGGCCCACGACCGGATGCAGGGCGCCCAGTGCGGTCCCGGCGGCGATCCAGACGGGTGCGGGATGAAAACGTCTGCTGATCGCTCCTGCGGTGTCGTCGTCGGTGGTGGATGTCAGCAGGCGGCGACCACGTCTGGCGTATTCCCAGATCACGTTGAAGAGTACGGCTGCCAGCTCGTAGGTGACTCCGTAGAAGATGAGCGCGGTTCGCTTGCCGTGACCGGATTCGAATGCTTCGGCCAGGACGGATGAGGCGAACGGTAGGAACGCGATTACCAGCAGCAGCAGGGTGTTGAGCAGGAGCACCATGCGGTCGGCGGACCGGATGTGGTCGAACATGACGTGGTGATTCACCCACATCTGTCCGATCAGCAGGAAGGTGATGCCGTAGGCCACGTATGAGGGCCACAGTTCAAGAAGGCC from Micromonospora sp. WMMD812 harbors:
- a CDS encoding TMEM175 family protein, coding for MRWYRAVRGTSTRDATRSSNPIGAERDPKRVVTFSDAVIAIAVTLLVLEIRPPEDTHHLLRGLLELWPSYVAYGITFLLIGQMWVNHHVMFDHIRSADRMVLLLNTLLLLVIAFLPFASSVLAEAFESGHGKRTALIFYGVTYELAAVLFNVIWEYARRGRRLLTSTTDDDTAGAISRRFHPAPVWIAAGTALGALHPVVGLIVVAAFIPFYWLPIKGEIASLQRTREQSRGDT